A portion of the Punica granatum isolate Tunisia-2019 chromosome 7, ASM765513v2, whole genome shotgun sequence genome contains these proteins:
- the LOC116213141 gene encoding transcription factor CYCLOIDEA, translated as MFPSSHNANDPNIVSLPFLGDLITNSKQDQDLLLPLSLFNFPSSPFSFFTEEDGAVFLQPLTDHSLPDTKVDAMEPSKQFLGMNQPTNDKKREHHPSKNITKQFVPRKRSSKKDRHSKINTAQGPRDRRMRLSLDVARKFFYLQDMLGFDKASKTVEWLLNQSKSAIKELSKDLISNNTCKLAGEESSPSECDVVSGVFDESVDAFNNDGDQPDKPEDDSKGFQSETPSRKVRKASSSQASTRRISPTHLARESREKARARAKERTREKMLVRELNINNGSKPFEMGEEPGTGQLGNNNMKLSSMEVQAEVGEAKQLGAMTEQTIDNSLAFTSNYMQSNVLQENQFRDFPLYLRSSEAFSGSSYLF; from the coding sequence ATGTTCCCTTCAAGCCACAATGCTAATGATCCAAACATTGTTTCCTTGCCCTTCCTTGGTGACCTTATCACTAATTCCAAGCAAGACCAAGACCtacttctccctctctccctttTCAATTTCCCTTCCTcccccttctccttcttcactGAAGAAGATGGTGCGGTCTTCCTTCAGCCCTTGACGGATCACTCGTTGCCCGATACCAAGGTCGACGCCATGGAGCCGAGCAAGCAGTTCTTAGGCATGAACCAACCGACAAATGATAAGAAGAGAGAGCATCACCCAAGCAAGAATATTACCAAGCAATTTGTCCCGAGGAAGAGATCCTCAAAGAAGGACCGGCACAGCAAGATCAACACCGCCCAGGGCCCCCGGGACCGGAGAATGAGGTTGTCCCTCGATGTTGCCCGCAAGTTCTTCTACCTACAAGACATGCTGGGATTTGACAAAGCTAGTAAGACGGTCGAGTGGCTGCTCAACCAGTCAAAGTCTGCGATCAAGGAGCTCTCGAAAGATTTGATCAGTAACAACACTTGCAAGTTAGCTGGCGAAGAGTCTTCCCCTTCCGAGTGTGATGTCGTGTCTGGAGTCTTTGATGAGTCGGTTGATGCTTTTAATAATGATGGAGATCAACCAGATAAACCTGAGGACGATTCCAAAGGGTTTCAGTCGGAAACACCTTCTAGGAAGGTGAGAAAGGCTAGTAGCTCACAAGCTTCCACACGGAGAATCTCCCCGACGCACCTAGCAAGAGAATCTAGAGAGAAAGCAAGGGCGAGGGCAAAAGAGCGGACTAGGGAGAAGATGTTGGTCCGAGAGCTCAATATTAATAATGGATCAAAACCATTTGAAATGGGTGAAGAGCCAGGGACAGGTCAATTAGGGAACAACAACATGAAATTATCCTCCATGGAAGTGCAAGCCGAAGTTGGAGAAGCAAAGCAATTAGGGGCAATGACAGAACAAACGATCGACAATTCTTTGGCATTCACGAGCAATTACATGCAAAGTAATGTTCTCCAAGAG